Proteins encoded in a region of the Zea mays cultivar B73 chromosome 2, Zm-B73-REFERENCE-NAM-5.0, whole genome shotgun sequence genome:
- the LOC103647285 gene encoding lecithin-cholesterol acyltransferase-like 1, with amino-acid sequence MASSLLQQLLSLLLLLLPSPLRLREHLSGNHAVSANNFHPIFLVAGMSCSDLEARLTEEYRPSVPHCGAMKGKGWFGLWKNSSELLSRDYMQCFEEQMSLVYDPDINEYRNLAGVETRVPNFGSTRAFSYKNPLKSDWCLGKLRAALEDMGYRDGDTMFGAPYDFRYAPPSPGQTSEVYSRYFKELMELVEAASERTRKKAVILGHSFGGMVALEFVRNTPPAWRSEHIERLVLVAPTLPGGFLEPVRNFASGTDILYVPATTPLATRAMWRSFESAIVNFPSPAVFGRLQAPLVVTRERNYSASAQDMERFLAAVGSGEAAEPFRRRAVPKMSSFAAPMVPMTYISGVGNRTPLRLVFWGDDFDAAPEAVAYGDGDGKINSISGLAFEKEMRRQPEQKKQFKSIKINKAQHSTIVTDDFALHRVIQEIVEANNQKIPS; translated from the exons ATGGCTAGTTCTCTACTTCAGCAGCTGCTGTCTCTGCTGCTGCTCCTGCTGCCCTCTCCTCTTCGTCTCCGGGAGCATCTATCAGGAAACCATGCTGTCAGCGCCAACAACTTCCACCCCATCTTTCTGGTAGCTGGGATGAGCTGCAGCGACCTGGAGGCACGTCTCACCGAGGAGTACCGGCCGTCGGTGCCGCATTGCGGCGCCATGAAGGGCAAGGGGTGGTTCGGTCTGTGGAAGAACAGTTCGGAGCTGCTGTCTCGTGACTACATGCAGTGCTTCGAGGAGCAGATGAGCCTCGTCTACGACCCTGACATCAACGAGTACCGGAACCTCGCCGGTGTCGAGACACGAGTGCCCAACTTCGGCTCCACAAGAGCCTTCAGCTACAAGAACCCTCTCAAGTC AGACTGGTGCCTCGGAAAGCTGAGAGCCGCACTGGAAGACATGGGATACCGagacggagacaccatgttcggagcCCCCTACGACTTCCGCTACGCGCCGCCGTCCCCCGGCCAGACGTCCGAGGTGTACTCCCGCTACTTCAAGGAGCTGATGGAGCTGGTCGAGGCCGCGAGCGAGAGGACCCGGAAGAAGGCCGTCATCCTCGGCCACAGCTTCGGCGGCATGGTCGCGCTCGAGTTCGTCCGGAACACTCCGCCGGCGTGGCGGAGCGAGCACATCGAGCGCCTCGTCCTGGTCGCGCCGACGCTCCCCGGCGGGTTCCTGGAGCCGGTGCGCAACTTCGCGTCCGGGACGGACATCCTCTACGTGCCAGCGACGACGCCGCTGGCCACGCGAGCCATGTGGAGGAGCTTCGAGAGCGCCATCGTGAACTTCCCGTCGCCGGCCGTGTTCGGGCGCCTGCAGGCGCCGCTCGTGGTCACCAGGGAGCGGAACTACTCCGCGTCCGCGCAAGACATGGAGCGCTTCCTCGCCGCCGTCGGCTCCGGCGAGGCCGCGGAGCCCTTCAGGAGACGGGCCGTCCCCAAGATGAGCAGCTTCGCGGCGCCGATGGTGCCCATGACGTACATCAGCGGGGTCGGCAACAGGACGCCGCTGCGGCTGGTGTTCTGGGGCGACGACTTCGACGCGGCCCCGGAGGCGGTGGCGTACGGGGACGGAGATGGCAAGATCAATTCGATCAGCGGCTTGGCGTTCGAGAAGGAGATGCGTCGGCAGCCGGAGCAGAAGAAGCAGTTCAAATCCATCAAGATCAATAAGGCCCAGCATTCTACGATCGTCACGGATGATTTTGCCCTGCACAGGGTCATTCAAGAAATCGTTGAGGCCAATAATCAGAAGATTCCATCCTAA